The Agromyces atrinae genome window below encodes:
- a CDS encoding ABC transporter permease: MFFTYLRRELSGRRRQTTIIAIGLALAIALVMIVNSIAAGVRDAQASVLESLYGVGTDITVAATPTPPTEGEAPGGGRFEFEAGEGETTDGTTAISQSRLTAGFGQSTFDASALDSILALDGVSDASATLELTNMTFSGELPQRSADTGTDAGATDERGAPPVGGGPDGAGGSAFDVDSFSVLGLDPASSALGPLSSATISDGRALDASDAGERVALVDSTYATASELAVGDTIDVGGETITIVGVVTSNAADAASAADVYLPLDVAQDISGEAGMISSISVQATSSTEIDTVRAEIEAALPDTTVSTQDELASSVSGSLGTASSLVSTLGLWLSIAVLAAAFLIAILFTVQGVTRRTREFGTLEAIGWSDRRIVGQVTGESLVQGLIGGAAGLVVGLVGIGVINLVQPVLGGTSAATTALGAGPGGAGGPGGGMTMGGPGAAATQASVDVVLSAPVTVGVIAVAIGLAVLGGLVAGAVGGWRAARLQPAEALRSNA, translated from the coding sequence ATGTTCTTCACCTACCTCCGTCGCGAGCTGTCGGGCCGGCGACGGCAGACCACGATCATCGCGATCGGACTCGCCCTCGCCATCGCGCTCGTCATGATCGTCAATTCCATCGCCGCGGGTGTGCGCGACGCGCAGGCCTCGGTGCTCGAGTCGCTCTACGGCGTCGGCACCGACATCACCGTCGCGGCCACGCCGACCCCGCCGACCGAGGGCGAGGCACCCGGCGGCGGGCGCTTCGAGTTCGAGGCGGGCGAGGGTGAGACGACCGACGGAACGACGGCGATCAGTCAGTCGCGGCTCACGGCCGGCTTCGGCCAGTCGACGTTCGACGCGAGCGCCCTCGACAGCATCCTCGCGCTCGACGGCGTCTCCGACGCCTCCGCGACCCTCGAGCTGACCAACATGACCTTCAGCGGCGAGCTTCCCCAACGCAGTGCCGATACGGGCACGGATGCCGGTGCCACCGATGAGAGGGGTGCTCCCCCGGTGGGCGGCGGCCCCGACGGAGCCGGGGGCAGCGCCTTCGACGTCGACTCGTTCTCGGTGCTCGGGCTCGACCCCGCGTCATCCGCTCTCGGCCCGCTCTCGTCGGCGACCATCAGCGACGGCCGCGCCCTCGACGCCTCGGATGCGGGTGAGCGCGTCGCTCTCGTCGACTCCACGTATGCGACGGCCTCGGAGCTCGCGGTCGGCGACACGATCGACGTCGGCGGCGAGACCATCACGATCGTCGGTGTCGTCACCTCGAACGCGGCGGATGCGGCGAGCGCGGCCGACGTCTACCTCCCCCTCGACGTCGCTCAGGACATCTCGGGCGAGGCCGGCATGATCAGCTCGATCTCGGTGCAGGCGACGTCGTCGACCGAGATCGACACTGTGCGCGCCGAGATCGAGGCGGCTCTGCCCGACACGACCGTGAGCACACAGGACGAGCTCGCCTCGAGCGTCTCGGGCTCGCTCGGCACGGCCTCGTCGCTCGTCTCGACGCTCGGGCTGTGGCTCTCGATCGCGGTACTCGCCGCCGCGTTCCTCATCGCGATCCTCTTCACGGTGCAGGGCGTCACGAGGCGCACGCGCGAATTCGGCACGCTCGAGGCGATCGGCTGGTCCGACCGCCGCATCGTCGGCCAGGTGACGGGCGAGTCGCTCGTGCAGGGCCTCATCGGCGGAGCCGCGGGTCTCGTCGTCGGCCTCGTCGGCATCGGTGTCATCAACCTCGTGCAGCCCGTGCTCGGCGGCACGTCGGCCGCGACCACCGCCCTCGGAGCCGGGCCTGGTGGCGCGGGCGGCCCGGGTGGCGGCATGACGATGGGCGGCCCGGGTGCTGCGGCGACGCAAGCGAGTGTCGACGTCGTACTGAGCGCCCCCGTCACGGTCGGCGTCATCGCCGTCGCGATCGGTCTCGCCGTCCTCGGCGGTCTCGTCGCGGGCGCCGTCGGCGGGTGGCGCGCCGCGCGCCTGCAACCCGCGGAAGCGCTGCGCTCGAACGCCTGA
- a CDS encoding ABC transporter ATP-binding protein, whose product MYTLEKTTKTYRKQNRTVTALKSVDLHIGSGEFVAIQGPTGGGKSTFLQMLGALDRPTSGRITLGDSEISHAKSGRLTEIRAREIGFVFQSFNLIPTLSAQENVEAALEPLGVSADARRQRAAGALASVGLADRGGHMPSELSGGQQQRVAIARALVKDPDVLLADEPTGNLDEETRDDIMELLEGMWRDRGLTLVIVTHDSAVARRAGRRLHLKNGTVTERS is encoded by the coding sequence ATGTACACCCTCGAGAAGACCACCAAGACGTACCGCAAGCAGAACCGCACCGTGACGGCGCTGAAGAGTGTCGACCTCCACATCGGCTCGGGAGAGTTCGTCGCGATCCAAGGGCCGACGGGAGGCGGCAAATCGACCTTCCTGCAGATGCTCGGAGCCCTCGACCGGCCGACGTCGGGCCGCATCACTCTCGGAGACTCCGAGATCTCGCATGCGAAGTCGGGTCGACTGACCGAGATCCGTGCCCGGGAGATCGGCTTCGTGTTCCAGAGCTTCAACCTCATACCGACCCTCTCCGCGCAGGAGAACGTCGAGGCGGCGCTCGAACCCCTCGGCGTCTCGGCCGACGCCCGTCGGCAGCGAGCGGCCGGGGCCCTCGCGTCGGTCGGACTCGCCGATCGCGGCGGTCACATGCCGAGCGAGCTCTCGGGCGGGCAGCAGCAGCGCGTCGCGATCGCGCGCGCGCTCGTGAAGGACCCCGACGTGCTCCTCGCCGACGAGCCCACGGGCAACCTCGACGAGGAGACGCGCGACGACATCATGGAACTGCTCGAGGGCATGTGGCGCGACCGGGGTCTGACGCTCGTCATCGTGACGCACGACTCCGCGGTCGCGCGTCGCGCGGGTCGGCGCCTGCACCTCAAGAACGGCACGGTCACCGAGCGCAGCTGA
- a CDS encoding sugar phosphate isomerase/epimerase family protein, with translation MSTDSRRPVTLFTGQWADLPFEEVARLAAEWGYDGLEIAASGDHLDLRRADEDDAYAASRLEILDRHGLKVYAISNHLAGQAVCDSPIDFRHEAILRSYVWGDGDAEGVRQRAAEDMKRSARVARKLGVDTVVGFTGSSIWPYVAMFPPVPASVIEAGFEDFAARWNPILDVFDDEGVRFAHEVHPGEIAYDYWSSVRALEAIGRREAFGFNWDPSHMMWQNIDPVGFIVDFADRIYHVDCKDTRLRPQNGRAGVLGSHLPWGDPRRGWDFVSTGHGDVPWEDSFRALESIGYAGPISVEWEDAGMDRLHGAAEAVDYIRSLLWKLPEASFDAAFSSQD, from the coding sequence ATGAGCACCGACTCCCGTCGGCCCGTCACCCTCTTCACCGGCCAGTGGGCCGACCTGCCCTTCGAGGAGGTCGCCCGTCTCGCCGCCGAGTGGGGCTACGACGGCCTCGAGATCGCGGCGTCGGGCGATCACCTCGACCTGCGTCGGGCCGACGAGGATGACGCGTACGCGGCATCCCGTCTGGAGATCCTCGACCGTCATGGCCTGAAGGTCTACGCGATCTCGAACCACCTCGCGGGCCAGGCGGTCTGCGACAGCCCGATCGACTTCCGCCACGAGGCCATCCTGCGCTCATATGTGTGGGGCGACGGCGACGCCGAGGGTGTGCGCCAGCGCGCCGCGGAGGACATGAAGCGGTCGGCTCGCGTCGCCCGGAAGCTCGGTGTCGACACCGTCGTGGGCTTCACGGGGTCGAGCATCTGGCCGTACGTCGCGATGTTCCCGCCCGTTCCCGCATCGGTCATCGAGGCGGGGTTCGAGGACTTCGCCGCCCGCTGGAACCCGATCCTCGACGTCTTCGACGACGAGGGTGTGCGCTTCGCCCACGAGGTGCACCCCGGCGAGATCGCCTACGACTACTGGTCGAGCGTGCGTGCCCTCGAGGCGATCGGTCGTCGCGAGGCGTTCGGCTTCAACTGGGACCCGTCGCACATGATGTGGCAGAACATCGACCCGGTGGGCTTCATCGTCGACTTCGCCGACCGCATCTACCACGTCGACTGCAAGGACACGCGCCTCCGCCCGCAGAACGGCCGCGCCGGCGTGCTCGGTTCGCACCTGCCATGGGGCGACCCGCGACGCGGCTGGGACTTCGTCTCGACCGGTCACGGTGACGTGCCGTGGGAGGACTCGTTCCGCGCTCTCGAGTCGATCGGTTACGCGGGCCCCATCTCGGTCGAGTGGGAGGATGCCGGCATGGACCGCCTGCACGGAGCGGCCGAGGCCGTCGACTACATCCGTTCGCTCCTGTGGAAGCTGCCCGAGGCATCCTTCGACGCCGCGTTCTCGTCGCAGGACTAG
- a CDS encoding Gfo/Idh/MocA family protein — translation MTAGATTPIGAGFLGGGFMAAVHSRAARAARARLVAVASSALDRSEAAAAQLGIESADASAEALLARDDIDVVHVCTPNASHASLASAAIAAGRHVVCEKPLATSAADARRLADELAASGLVGGVPFVYRYHPQVREARARVARGELGALLTLDAAYLQDWLLGESDGNWRADAVAGGPSRAFADIGSHLADLIEFVTGERIVRLSARTRTVYSERGGVSVSNEDIAALVVELSGGALGTLLISQMSPGRKNGLVLELHGAAESLRFEQERPEELWVGRRDGSSILLRDAATAAPEAERFSIVPSGHPMGYQDAFTAFVDDVYAVIRGEEREGMPTFADGARAAVITEVVLESAATAQWIEVPA, via the coding sequence ATGACCGCGGGAGCGACCACCCCGATCGGCGCCGGCTTCCTGGGCGGCGGCTTCATGGCCGCCGTGCACAGCCGCGCCGCTCGGGCGGCCCGCGCCCGTCTCGTCGCCGTCGCATCGTCAGCCCTCGACCGGTCGGAGGCCGCTGCCGCACAGCTCGGCATCGAGAGCGCCGACGCGTCGGCCGAGGCGCTCCTCGCGCGCGACGACATCGATGTCGTGCACGTGTGCACGCCGAACGCGAGTCACGCCTCGCTCGCGAGCGCGGCGATCGCGGCCGGTCGCCATGTCGTGTGCGAGAAGCCGCTCGCGACGTCAGCCGCCGACGCCCGCCGCCTTGCGGACGAACTCGCTGCGAGCGGACTCGTCGGCGGAGTGCCCTTCGTCTACCGCTACCACCCGCAGGTGCGGGAGGCCCGCGCCCGGGTCGCTCGCGGCGAACTCGGCGCGCTCCTCACGCTCGACGCCGCCTACCTGCAGGACTGGCTGCTCGGTGAGAGCGACGGCAACTGGCGAGCGGATGCCGTCGCCGGAGGCCCCTCGCGGGCCTTCGCCGACATCGGTTCGCACCTCGCCGACCTCATCGAGTTCGTCACGGGGGAGCGGATCGTGCGCCTCTCGGCGCGCACCCGCACCGTCTACTCCGAGCGCGGTGGCGTGAGCGTCTCGAACGAAGACATCGCCGCCCTCGTCGTCGAACTGAGCGGCGGTGCCCTCGGCACGCTGCTCATCTCGCAGATGTCGCCGGGCCGGAAGAACGGTCTCGTTCTCGAACTCCACGGAGCGGCCGAGTCGCTCCGCTTCGAGCAGGAGCGCCCCGAAGAGCTCTGGGTCGGCCGACGCGACGGATCGAGCATCCTGCTGCGCGACGCCGCGACGGCGGCTCCCGAGGCCGAGCGGTTCTCAATCGTCCCGTCGGGTCATCCGATGGGCTATCAGGATGCCTTCACCGCTTTCGTGGACGATGTGTACGCCGTCATCCGTGGCGAGGAACGCGAGGGCATGCCGACGTTCGCCGACGGCGCCCGCGCCGCTGTCATCACCGAGGTCGTGCTCGAATCGGCCGCCACCGCACAATGGATCGAGGTCCCCGCATGA
- a CDS encoding Gfo/Idh/MocA family protein — protein sequence MTKTGPVGVGFIGTGMISDTYLEHLTRFPDVRVLILGDLDESRAAAQAAKHGVPESGSAADVLAHPDVEIVVNLTIPAVHAEVASAAIAAGKNVWTEKPISVDRQSGIDLLAQAAAAGLRVGVAPDTVLGPGVQTARRAIARGDIGVPLSAQTVMQYAGPDIFHPNPEFLFARGAGPLFDMGPYYVTTLISIFGAVTRVGAVGSQARAIRTVLAGDRAGTEFAVEVPTHVNAIAQFDGGGVSQSVFSFDSPLARTGFVEITGTEGTLVVPDPNMFTGEVKITRAVSSVDAFRGETEWEIVPTTGVEAGRGLGVLDMARAIRSGGTHIATGELGYHVLDTLVSIDESVQTGAMVDVESTVADIPLVPEDWDPFAATIDAR from the coding sequence ATGACGAAGACCGGACCCGTCGGCGTCGGTTTCATCGGAACCGGCATGATCAGCGACACCTACCTCGAGCACCTCACGCGCTTCCCCGACGTGCGCGTGCTCATCCTCGGCGACCTCGACGAGTCGCGTGCCGCGGCCCAGGCCGCCAAGCACGGCGTGCCCGAGTCGGGTTCGGCGGCCGACGTGCTCGCCCACCCCGACGTCGAGATCGTCGTGAACCTGACGATCCCCGCCGTGCACGCCGAGGTCGCCTCGGCGGCCATCGCGGCCGGCAAGAACGTCTGGACCGAGAAGCCCATCAGCGTCGACCGCCAGAGCGGCATCGACCTGCTCGCGCAGGCCGCCGCCGCCGGACTCCGCGTCGGCGTCGCCCCCGACACCGTGCTCGGCCCGGGCGTGCAGACGGCCCGCCGTGCCATCGCGCGCGGTGACATCGGTGTGCCCCTCTCGGCCCAGACCGTCATGCAGTACGCCGGCCCGGACATCTTCCACCCGAACCCCGAGTTCCTCTTCGCGCGCGGCGCGGGCCCGCTCTTCGACATGGGGCCGTACTACGTCACGACCCTCATCTCGATCTTCGGCGCCGTGACGCGCGTCGGCGCCGTGGGCTCGCAGGCCCGCGCCATCCGCACGGTACTCGCGGGCGACCGGGCCGGCACCGAGTTCGCCGTCGAGGTGCCCACGCACGTCAACGCGATCGCGCAGTTCGACGGCGGCGGGGTGAGCCAGAGCGTCTTCAGCTTCGACTCGCCCCTCGCGCGCACGGGCTTCGTCGAGATCACCGGCACCGAGGGCACGCTCGTCGTGCCCGACCCGAACATGTTCACGGGCGAGGTCAAGATCACGCGCGCCGTCAGCTCGGTCGACGCCTTCCGCGGCGAGACCGAGTGGGAGATCGTGCCGACGACGGGCGTCGAGGCCGGCCGCGGCCTCGGTGTGCTCGACATGGCTCGCGCGATCCGCTCGGGCGGCACGCACATCGCGACGGGCGAGCTCGGCTACCACGTGCTCGACACCCTCGTCTCGATCGACGAGTCCGTGCAGACGGGTGCCATGGTCGACGTCGAGAGCACGGTCGCCGACATCCCCCTCGTTCCCGAGGACTGGGACCCGTTCGCCGCAACCATCGACGCGCGATGA
- a CDS encoding sugar phosphate isomerase/epimerase family protein, translated as MTPPALSVQLYSVNAPLTADLEGTLAQVAAAGFTNVEAFFFVERAAELRAAFDAAGLRAPTGHASFLSDSLTVGDQVIELPSLETVFAAAKTLGVDVLIDPFVAPERWASVEEITATAERINGVARQAAEHGLRIGYHNHAHEFAHSFDGVSGYEVFAGLLDPAVLLEVDVFWAAVAGEDVPALLRRLGDRVVAIHAKDGILPEPGTRAADARIDPEKLNQRPAGEGDVPLAEILAAAPSAEYAIVEFDHYDGDIFEGIAASARHLETLGVK; from the coding sequence GTGACCCCACCCGCCCTCTCCGTCCAGCTCTACTCCGTCAATGCGCCGCTCACGGCCGACCTCGAGGGCACGCTCGCCCAGGTCGCCGCTGCGGGCTTCACGAACGTCGAGGCCTTCTTCTTCGTCGAGCGCGCCGCCGAGCTGCGCGCCGCCTTCGACGCTGCGGGCCTCCGCGCCCCGACCGGACACGCGTCGTTCCTCTCCGACTCGCTCACGGTCGGCGACCAGGTCATCGAGCTGCCGTCGCTCGAGACGGTCTTCGCCGCCGCGAAGACGCTCGGCGTCGACGTGCTCATCGACCCCTTCGTCGCACCCGAGCGCTGGGCGAGCGTCGAGGAGATCACCGCGACCGCCGAGCGCATCAACGGCGTCGCCCGTCAGGCCGCCGAGCACGGCCTCCGCATCGGCTACCACAACCACGCGCACGAGTTCGCGCACAGCTTCGACGGCGTGAGCGGCTACGAGGTCTTCGCCGGCCTTCTCGACCCCGCCGTGCTGCTCGAGGTCGACGTCTTCTGGGCGGCCGTCGCCGGTGAAGACGTCCCCGCGCTCCTCCGCCGTCTCGGCGACCGTGTCGTCGCGATCCACGCGAAGGACGGCATCCTGCCCGAGCCCGGAACGCGCGCCGCCGACGCCCGCATCGACCCCGAGAAGCTCAACCAGCGCCCCGCCGGCGAGGGCGACGTGCCCCTCGCCGAGATCCTCGCCGCCGCACCGAGCGCCGAGTACGCCATCGTCGAGTTCGACCACTACGACGGCGACATCTTCGAGGGCATCGCCGCGAGTGCCCGCCACCTCGAGACGCTCGGAGTCAAGTGA
- a CDS encoding ROK family protein, with translation MSDRTRPTTASTSGAGELFQIFRDGRARTRSELGESTGLARSTVAARVESLLAVGLLRPAGEAASTGGRPPARVEFNPAAGVVLAVDIGASHATVAVADLAGTILSSATESIDVADGPEVVLGAVEAEGARLLDAHRSVPLLGVGIGLPGPVEHASGRPTNPPIMPGWDRFDVPGHLHESFPVPILVDNDVNLLALGERASSWPAVDDLVFVKVSTGIGAGVISGGSLQRGAQGSAGDMGHVQVPYSHDSPRQPGDERDLEAVASGSALALQLSEAGLAASSSRDVVELVRAGDATAVAAVRQAGREVGEVLATVVNLLNPSVIIIGGSISRAGEHLLAGVREVVYRRSIPLATQHLSIVSSNTGETAGVLGAAILVLHRVLDAPSVDALAAR, from the coding sequence ATGAGCGATCGAACCCGGCCGACGACGGCGAGCACCTCGGGCGCGGGCGAGCTCTTCCAGATCTTCCGTGACGGCCGCGCCCGCACGCGCTCGGAGCTCGGCGAATCGACGGGCCTCGCCCGGTCGACGGTCGCGGCTCGCGTCGAGTCGCTCCTCGCGGTCGGGCTCCTCCGCCCCGCGGGCGAAGCCGCATCGACGGGAGGCCGACCCCCGGCCCGCGTCGAGTTCAACCCCGCGGCGGGCGTCGTGCTCGCCGTCGACATCGGAGCGAGCCACGCGACCGTCGCCGTCGCCGACCTCGCGGGCACCATCCTCAGCTCGGCCACCGAGTCGATCGACGTCGCCGACGGCCCCGAGGTCGTGCTCGGCGCGGTCGAGGCCGAAGGCGCGCGACTGCTCGACGCCCACCGCTCCGTGCCGCTGCTCGGAGTCGGCATCGGACTGCCCGGCCCTGTCGAACACGCGTCGGGTCGGCCGACGAACCCGCCGATCATGCCCGGCTGGGATCGCTTCGACGTGCCCGGACACCTGCACGAGAGCTTCCCCGTGCCGATCCTCGTCGACAACGACGTCAACCTCCTCGCCCTCGGCGAGCGCGCCTCGAGCTGGCCCGCCGTCGACGACCTCGTCTTCGTGAAGGTGTCGACGGGTATCGGCGCGGGCGTCATCTCGGGCGGCAGTCTGCAACGCGGCGCGCAGGGGTCGGCGGGCGACATGGGCCACGTGCAGGTGCCGTACAGCCACGACTCGCCGCGACAGCCAGGTGACGAGCGCGACCTCGAGGCGGTCGCGAGCGGCTCGGCACTTGCACTCCAGCTCTCCGAGGCCGGTCTGGCCGCGTCATCCAGTCGAGACGTCGTCGAGCTCGTGCGGGCGGGCGATGCGACCGCCGTCGCCGCCGTGCGCCAGGCCGGCCGCGAGGTCGGCGAGGTGCTCGCGACGGTCGTGAACCTGCTGAACCCCTCGGTCATCATCATCGGCGGAAGCATCTCGCGCGCCGGAGAGCATCTGCTCGCAGGGGTGCGCGAGGTCGTCTACCGGCGCTCGATCCCGCTCGCGACGCAGCACCTGTCGATCGTCTCGTCGAACACGGGCGAGACGGCGGGCGTGCTCGGAGCCGCGATCCTCGTGCTGCACCGCGTGCTCGACGCCCCGAGCGTCGACGCCCTCGCCGCCCGCTGA